From Pandoraea vervacti, the proteins below share one genomic window:
- a CDS encoding TadE/TadG family type IV pilus assembly protein yields MRGVAALEFMLILLILLPAFYVAVAFSINILARQMLTQAASEAGRAMLRAGTMTQRQGYATTAINTTLAWPSASAVTATFPVDATYPCPASGVGAASQCIVHVTLTLNQPMTVNWPGLGALVPSTVVGTAAVTLDTSTLGGG; encoded by the coding sequence ATGCGCGGCGTCGCTGCACTGGAATTCATGCTGATTCTCCTGATCCTGCTGCCTGCCTTCTACGTCGCCGTTGCGTTCTCCATCAACATTCTCGCCCGCCAGATGCTGACGCAGGCCGCCTCCGAGGCCGGCCGGGCAATGCTGCGCGCCGGCACGATGACACAGCGCCAGGGGTACGCCACGACGGCGATCAACACGACGCTGGCGTGGCCGTCTGCATCGGCGGTGACGGCCACCTTTCCGGTCGACGCGACGTATCCCTGCCCGGCGTCGGGCGTGGGCGCGGCCTCGCAGTGCATCGTTCACGTGACGCTCACGCTGAATCAGCCGATGACGGTGAACTGGCCGGGCCTCGGCGCGCTGGTGCCGTCGACGGTCGTGGGCACGGCGGCGGTCACGCTCGATACCTCGACGCTCGGGGGCGGTTGA